Proteins encoded within one genomic window of Deltaproteobacteria bacterium HGW-Deltaproteobacteria-2:
- a CDS encoding NADP oxidoreductase, with amino-acid sequence MAKLTIDDLKKIKTKVHKEMSLRDGVRRVKITVHMGTCGIASGAKEVMDTLLQEIETAKVNDVVVTTSGCMGLCSREPLVTVEVLNQEPIKYEYMNTNKMRQVFKKHVLDGEIQTPFVLAKGSEVTK; translated from the coding sequence ATGGCGAAATTAACTATTGATGATTTAAAAAAGATTAAAACAAAAGTACACAAAGAAATGTCTCTGCGTGATGGCGTACGTCGCGTCAAAATAACTGTTCACATGGGAACATGCGGTATCGCTTCGGGAGCAAAAGAAGTTATGGATACTCTTCTTCAGGAAATTGAAACCGCCAAGGTAAATGATGTTGTCGTTACAACATCCGGATGCATGGGACTCTGCAGCCGCGAGCCTTTAGTTACTGTTGAGGTATTAAATCAGGAACCCATAAAATATGAATATATGAATACCAACAAAATGAGACAGGTTTTCAAAAAACATGTTCTTGACGGAGAAATTCAGACGCCTTTTGTTCTGGCTAAAGGCTCTGAAGTAACAAAATAA
- a CDS encoding ATP-binding protein yields MMIELSAHILDIAENSVRAGAKLIEININEDTASDSLSIEIIDDGQGMKPEEIKKALDPFYTTKTVRRVGLGLPLLADATQRSGGHFNLESQEGKGTTVQASFGLSHVDRQPLGDIIGTLIILVAGNSDVDFVYKHRRDDREFELDTRIIRKEISDIPINHPEILKYIRGVLEEGFDEIKK; encoded by the coding sequence ATAATGATTGAGCTTTCCGCGCATATTCTGGATATTGCCGAAAACTCCGTTCGGGCGGGAGCCAAACTAATTGAAATCAACATTAATGAAGACACAGCAAGCGATTCTCTTTCCATAGAAATTATCGATGATGGTCAGGGGATGAAACCGGAAGAAATAAAAAAGGCTTTAGATCCATTCTATACAACAAAAACCGTAAGGCGTGTAGGTTTAGGCCTTCCACTCCTTGCCGATGCTACCCAAAGATCAGGTGGTCATTTTAATCTGGAATCTCAAGAAGGCAAAGGAACGACTGTTCAAGCATCTTTCGGCCTCAGTCACGTAGACCGACAACCTCTGGGAGATATTATCGGCACATTAATTATTCTTGTCGCCGGTAATTCAGATGTTGATTTTGTTTATAAACACAGGCGTGATGACCGGGAATTCGAACTGGACACTAGAATAATACGTAAAGAAATTAGCGACATACCTATAAATCATCCTGAAATATTAAAATATATTCGGGGCGTTCTGGAAGAAGGTTTTGACGAAATAAAAAAATGA
- a CDS encoding NAD(P)H-dependent oxidoreductase subunit E → MKAEDTELLKDFSKEQVKKLNSIIEKFKGKPGGLIPVLEEAQVVLEYLPISVQKKIATGLNLPLSRVYGVVTFYSFFTMTPRGKHTVRVCLGTACYVRGGKAIYEKLEKEFGITEGETTPDRMFTLETVRCLGACGLGPVVVVDEDVHGRVKPGKIKEILSQYN, encoded by the coding sequence ATGAAAGCTGAAGACACAGAGTTATTAAAAGATTTTTCAAAAGAACAAGTAAAAAAGCTAAACAGCATTATTGAAAAATTTAAAGGTAAGCCGGGCGGGTTAATTCCGGTACTGGAAGAAGCGCAAGTCGTTTTGGAATATCTTCCTATATCCGTTCAGAAAAAAATTGCAACCGGGTTGAATCTGCCGCTGAGCCGTGTTTACGGCGTTGTTACCTTTTACTCATTTTTCACAATGACCCCGCGAGGCAAGCACACTGTTCGTGTTTGTCTGGGCACAGCCTGCTATGTACGTGGCGGCAAGGCAATCTATGAAAAATTAGAAAAAGAGTTTGGAATAACTGAAGGAGAAACGACACCTGATCGCATGTTTACGCTGGAAACTGTAAGATGTTTGGGAGCTTGCGGACTGGGTCCTGTCGTTGTAGTGGATGAAGATGTCCATGGCCGGGTAAAGCCGGGGAAAATTAAAGAAATTTTAAGTCAATACAATTAA